ACACTACCACCTAAATTTAGCTTGTTCTGTTAGCATTTGCAATCCTGCCGATGCCTGTAGGACTGCAACACACCTTTCTTCCTCTCAgcctcctctctctcctttggTTGGTGTACAGGGccatttcagaagcagcaaagcagatggCATACCGGGAGCCCCCCGCTTTTGCCTGCCACCCCCAGAAGTGCACTGGGACCCTCTCCGCTGCAAGGACAGTGCAGGCCGCCTGTTCTGTTCGGTGCAACGCCCATTCCTTGCAGGCCTCTTTGTGCTATATTACAGTGCCCCCTCGCTCGCTTTTGTCTCCATACTGTCAGTCGGTAGGCACCAAGCCCCACACCAGGTGAACTTTGGGAAGTGGGAATATCCTAGCACAGCCCTACACCTTGTGGCTCTTCAGGTATAATTAAGAGGTCACAGACTGAAGTATGCCTCATCAGCAGGGGGTGAGTGCTCACGTAAACAAGAGCAGACCCAAGCTATGGTTGCTCCTAGCCGAAATCTTTATCTAGTTGGTTTCCCTATTGGGCTGTTGACTCCCCCAAAACAGGCGATGACAACAACATGCAATCAAGGCAGAAATGCTGGCCCACCTCCCCAGCGAGCGAGGGGGGCCCGCAGGCTGGGTGGAATCACCTTCACAGGCAGGCCTCTCCTCAGGGCACCAAACCCCAGCGACCCGGCAAGGCAGCCGCGCCATGAGCGAAAGGCCACAGCAGCTCCCATGCCGGACTTCCAGGAGCGTGACGAAAGAATGGAAAGGGATTTCAGACTCTGGAGGACACCGACCCCGGCGGGGAGGCACAGGGGGCGAGGGGTAAGGAGCTGCAGGCCCCTtgccggagggggggggggggggggaggggggccgCGCAGGCCGACACCGCAGCCCGCGGGGCTGCAGGCCGCGCAGGCCTCTGCCCCGGGCGGCCTCCAAGGCGGAGCCCCGGCCTCACAGCCAGGCCCTCGGGCTGGGGGGGGCCGCGGGGAGCGCGCTGGGCCGCAGGTAGCCCCCCTCGGCGGGGGCCGGCGCAGCCCGAGGCCGCCGCGGTTACCTTGGTCTCCTTGACGTGCTGCTTGATGCCCTCCGGGTACCACTGCACCCGCACGTAGCCCCGCCGCAGCGGGCTGGCGCGGCCCTCCTCCGCACCGCCGGCGCCGGGGCCTCCCGACTCGGAGCCCCCCGAGctgccggcgccgccgccggtCCCGCGCCCGCCCTCCTCCGAGTCCTCCTCCGAGTCCTCGCCGTGGATGAGGCGCACCAGGCCGAAGCGCACCGAGCCGCGGTAGCGGCCCGACACCAGGTcgtgggagaagaggaggcgCTGCGAgccgcccggcggggccggcaggggcagggcggccgggggggccggggcggcgggggccggggccgcctcAGCGGGCTGGTCCGCCATGGCGCCGGGCAGAGCGGGAGAGCGCGCGGCCGCcggcacaggctgggggaggggcggggcggtgCGGGTCGCGCGCAAGTAAcggcccgggggggcggggccacAGGGGACACGCCCACCGGCGCGCCACGCCCACCAGGCGGGAGGGGCCGGAGCCGGGATCCGGGGGGGCGCCGCGCTGCATCGTCCCTGGGCAAGGGGGTCTGCGCGGCATCACCCCGGGGATCCGGTCATGAGGGGGCTGCACAGCATCATCCCAGAGCCCCGGTCACGTGGGCTGCACAGCATCATCCCACGGCCCCGGTCGCTGGGGGGGCTGCACAGCATCATCACGGTTCTCAGTCATGGGGGGAACTGGGCTGCATCAACCCTGAGCCTCCAGTTCTTGGGGGGCCTGCATCATCCTCGGGTCCCCAGtcatggggcggggggggggggctgcgctgCATCATTCCCAGTATCCCACTCACTGAGAGGACAGAGATGCCCCCAACCCCAGCACCCGTCTGGAGCAGCCCATGGGTGTCACCCTAGAAGTGTGTGTACTTATACTATAAAAGCCCTCAATAGTGCAACCCAGATGCAGTATCTGCATGGGGAGGGGGTACAAAGCCCACCAgccacccctcacccccaccccaggccctccctgccctgccgaCACTGCAACCCTAGACATGGGGTGGGGGTCACCCTGGCACCAGgcactgccctgtgctgggaagTCCTCTTTAGCCCACAGCGAAGCCTGGCCTTGCTTTTTACAGCTCCTAGAAGCCCTCATTAGGGTGTGCAAATAAGCCAAATATTTGGCTTCATTGACtctaacagatttttttccccctctgtctGCAGGGATTCTTGAAATAGAAATGGCTTCTTGATCAGGTCCCACAGCTCTGGCAGTTAAAGAGCTAAAGGAAATCCAAAATAGCCTTCACTGCCTGTCCTTTACCCAAAGACTCCCTGCCTCTTTGCTCCCCAgatctccccctccccccgacAGCACCAGCTGGAACACCAGGGAGATGCCCAAAATCCTCAGCCTGACTTGTTTTGTTGTGGGAAAGatcccaggagcagcagagtgGTGGATTCCCCCTTGCCTTtccccctgctgctctgcctcgGTTGGATCAGCCAGGTGGCTATCAGTTCTCCCTCAAAGGTTTCTCCTTTTAGGAAAAGCAACTGGGATGAAGGTCTGCCCATGCTCTCCTCTGAGACTCATCACTCCATGAGGGAGCAGAAACCCTGTCCTCAGGCCTGCTGGGATTTTCCAACCTTGAAAATGGCCCTAAAACCctggaaagcagctgggaagaggCTGGGGCAGATGGGTGGTGTGAGTGAGGGATGTGCTGGGACCCAGCCAGTGTTTCAGCTCTGTCTGGTTCCTTGGCTATCCCAAGGTATCATCAAGGCAGCATGATGCTATAAGTGATCATGAAGTACAAACTATTCCCATCTTGCCTCCAGATCAGGGAGCTGCAGACAGCGAAGCACTCTCAGTGTCTGCCTTCCCCCAGGCCAGCCCGACCTCCATGCCAGTATTTAATCGCTCACTACAGTATCATTTTAATCAGAAGGGCAGCATGTTGATGTGGTTCCCTGCTGGAACACTTCTTGGCATCAACCCCAGGGATAAGGAGCCGAATAGAGCTAAAAGGGACCATTGGGTGGGGAAATAGTAGCATACCCTTGGGGGAAGACAGTTTAAATATCCATTTAGTGCCACGTGGTTATACACTGTTTACAGGGAGGCGCTTTGGGGAGTACAGACCTCTGTCCACAAACCATGACCTCTGTAAAGTGGACTAGGCAGGGAGCAAAAAGGCAGCGCTCAGGACTTGCTGAGCACACGAGTGCCTCCAGCATGAGGATCTCACCCTCCCACCATTGCCGTGCCTGGAGCAGGGAGTGTGGCACATCTCCACAGGACATTCAGCCAGCCCGCCTGGAGCTGGGGACGAGGTACTGACCTCTCTTCCTCTGTAGTCAGGGAGAATTGTGCCTTTGTGGGAATAGGATCAGGCCTTTGGGAGAGGAAGAAGGTGCTCTTTGGTTCCATTTGAACTGATACCCTCTTCTTCTCAAGGTTTCAAAGCATGGCTTTATCCAGCATGGTGATGCTTCTCATCATGTCCTTAATGTACATCGCAACGGCCGCTAATAAAATATAGATACATGTAATGGATATAATCGTGTGTGTAGATGGAAACTGTCCCTCTCCAGAGCAATTAcatgctgaagagcagcagtgggGTTTCAGATAGCCACAAATAGCCATGCAAACAATCACATTATGCAACCAGCTGGGCTCACGGCAGGGGGATTTTAATGGGGACAAGTCAGGGCTGTTTGCTAGTTAGCAGGAGTTGAGCTGGGTGTGTTTTTGAACTGTGATCCCAGCTGGAGCTCTGATGTGCTTCCATCAAGAAGTGGCACTGAAGGATGCCACTCATTGCTTTTTCAGGACACAGCAGCTTGGGCCCGGACTGTCGCAACACTGACATGCTTTGGGCACATTAGAGTCCCAGGGTGTCAAAAAGAGCATCTCCCATTCCATGCACCAGGCTGTTCGGATCTCCACTGAGGGACCTCAGCAAGTCAGACCGCCCTGCAAAATACTGTCAAACACAAGAAGTATTTTGcatgcatgattttttttggtgaatgAGACCCTGACGAACTGATTCAGCAGGAGGTCTGAAGACACAGGACTTCTGCAAAGTGACACATGTCAAGCAGCTCCCCCCTAGGCCCTGTTTAGGGACAATTCCAGCTGCTAGGCTGTTTTGGGAAGCAATGGCCTTTGCTCTGCGGAAGAACATCCTCCCTGTAAGCAAGATGCCTGTGTGATCTGACTGGCTTGCAGTTAGACCACCAGTGTCTCCCTGTCAAGATACTGCTAAAAAGCAAGCCTTGTTCTTCCTCCCTGGGACCCAGCTGGCACCAGGTGCACCTCTCATGGGGCTTTGCAGGTCTTAAGGGGCAGGTGTTGGGATGCCTGCTTGGTCCTGGGATGCCCAGAGGGTACCTGGATGCCcgcagggtgctggggtgcctGCCAGGTACTGGGGCTGCCCACAGATTACCAGGATGCTTGACAGTTGCTGTGAATGTCTGCAGGGTAGCCAGGTGCTGGGGTACccacaaagcactgaaatgcctgctgggtgctgggatgTCCACCAGGGATACCCACAGGGTGCCCACAGCGTGCTGGAGATGCCTGTTGGGTGCCAGAGATGCTCCCAGGGTGCCGAGATGCCTGCAGCTTGCTGGGGATGCCCAGAGGGTGCCAGATGCCTTCGGGGTGCCGGGGATGCTCATGGGGTGCTGGCTGCCCTCAGGGGGCCCGCAGGGTGCGGGGTCCGGACTGCGGCGGGGCTCTGGTGCCACCTCGTGGGCTGTCGCCTCTCGCCGCAGCGCAGGGAATGTCTCCAGAGTCTCCCACGGGAACAGGCTGGGAGTCTATCGCTGTTACGTAGACAAACATCTCAGCAGTAATCACTGCGTCCTGATCACATCAGGGAACAGAAATATCAGCAAGTGATGCAGCGCATGGCAATCTTTCATCCCATCCTGGTGAGGCCAGCAAACCTCCCCAGGCTGGGTGGGCAGAGGAAAGCCTCTCTCCTGCAAGAGGGgtccccagcagtgcccagtgcccTCGTCCCACACTGGGTTATCCAGCCCGTGCCCTCCTTGCTTGTGCTGCCCTGATCAAACACCTCTGGCCCTCCCCACAAATGGCTTCGGAGTGGCATCACCTTGTATATGTATAAATGTGTGCAAGCACAGTCCTCCTCCACTCCTTCCTTTCATCCTCTTTGCTGAGACCAGGACCTCACCAGTCCCCTGACGGGGGGATGCTCTGCAGGATTTGGCTTTCCCTTAGGTGGCATGTGGCCCCCAACCATCTCCGTGGGGTGACCTGGGCTTCCACCAGCagtgtgccagggctggggctggaccAGGGGCAGGAGAGCACCCATAAGAAGCAGGATGCCCCAGCAACCACCATCAACTGCCATGTCACAGAGTCAGAACTGGATCTAAACTGCCTGGAGGTCTGGGACCAGAGGGtgggggctgcctctgctgaacctcttcccacctgcccggccctctcctcccagaggaacccctgcagcccccactgAATCcatcctccttcctcccagggACTGTATCATGAGTGGCCATGACCTAGTTACAAAGTACCACAGCCCCGCAGAGcacagagcaaaggaaaagagatgcaTCACTGCCACGGCCTGTGCTCCAGGGAAGGGATAAAAGAGGTCCTGGCCCCCCACCTCCTGCTTTTGGCTGAGGCTGCCATGGCCAAGCAGACGTGGGTGAAATTGTCCCCCAGACTATTTGTACTCTTTCCTCAAAGGCCCACATAGAGGAGTAACAAGATACACCAGCCCTGCAAAGGCACATTTTGATCTAGTGCAGGTCAAAGCCTGTTtcccctgcccatggctgggaTCCCAAATAAGCTGTGAAGTACCTTTgcttcagcccttccccagaTCCCTGTGACTGCAGAGGGAATCAGCCCTGCAGCCTCACAGAAGGGCATCAGCTGCACTGATGGGCAAAGAAGAATACACCAGAGGAAAGCCACATGTGTATATCTGCATGTTATATGTATATTAACATTtcagagcacagagcagaacCAGCCCCTCTAGGATCTATTTagagcctggggctggggtctgGCCAGCATCCTTAGGAGCCCTGTTTTGCTGTTTCGAAAGAGAACCAGCTCACTGGCTCCTACGCCTCATGGAATGCCCTGCTCCAGTGGAGAGGCTGGAGGCATGCTGGCCTTGCAGGACCTGCTGGTGATTTTGAACTGCTCTTGGCAGCACGAGAGGGGGGCATGAGGGATAAAAGCAGCAGGTAGCCAGGCTGGCAAGTGCTGAGAATACCAAGTCTGTCCAAAGAGCCACATCCTGCTGTGAAGTTATGACAAGCACTTGCATGATGCCAGTCTGTGGCAGCTGATGAAAAGGCAGGAGACAAGGGAGAATGAAAGCAGAGCCCGTGGCTGACCTTGCAGCGAGGCCAAACTGCAGagtcctgctgccaccctgtTATGCCATTACCAGGAGGAAAGCGTCACCCTCTTGGGTACACAAGTCCCAATGCCTAAGCCAGGGGAAGGTGCAGAACAGGGCTGTAAGCAGAGTGTCCAGCTTGGCAATTATGTGGGTATTTACACGAGTTTGGGAGAGAAACTTTCCTGATTGTGCCACTCAGGGGAGGAACCCTGATGCCACCTGTGTCCCCTGTGATGGCAGACTGAAGGCTGCAGCCACCAAAAGCAGCTTAATCACCCTGAGCACTGGAATAACAGGCACTGAAGCAGGGACTGAGGCAGAgtgtggcacagctggggagcccttgggctctgtgtgtgttacTTCATTTCCAAGTcgtggagggtggggggagacaCATACGAGTCATGATTCATCTGCCTCCCACGTGTTGCCCCTGGCTGCAAATCCTAGCCAGAGATAATTGCTATCTTCCTTAGTGGGCATCCCAGTGGAGggaccagcctggctgtggggccAGAGTGGCAGCTTGGGGTTCTTTGAAGATGCTGAAAGAGCTGCTAAATATGCAAATCTCAGCACACTGCTGTGGCTCTCATTTAATGGAGTTTTTGACCCTCTAGCTGTGTAGGGGCAGAGACCCAGCTAAAACCACTGAATGCAGCACCCTTGCTTGACTATTCCAGCCACAGGCCAGCCTTTGCTCTGCTGGGCTCAGTTTTAATGGCAGCGAGTTGCTTTGAAATGCCatttctgaagagcagaaaagctACTGGATCATATTTCTGTTATGAGTCtatgaaaaaaacttaaaagagGGAGATAAGGGTGTATCCCCAGGTCACTTTGCCCATGGCTGGAAACTAAAGCAGGTCCTGAGCAACCCTGGAGATGTTGCCAGTGGAGCAAAGCCAGCTCTGCTTCCTGCCTCCTGCTTCTTTCAGAGCTGCATCTGGTTCatgatgataatgatgatgCCAACATCATGCTCCTGCCTGGGATAATCCCCCTTTTATTACACATGTCCTGACGTGGACAAATATTGCTGGCTTTGCCTATTTGGTTTCTTATGTAATAGCTGGCAGGGACCGAGGGCTGCGTCAGGGAGAGAGACTTGGTCTTTGGAGTGAGCTCCTTGGGGCAGATACCTTCCGTCTGGCCCCCCATCCTACAAGGAGGCAGCAGATTCCCCTGGGAAATACGCCACTGCTCAAGCCCAAGCGACGATCACCCCTGGCACGATCAACAGGCTCCCCATCCTTGCCACAAAGAAAGCTCATCCACTCTTGGCAGGGCTGCCTTCAGCTTCCTACAGGCTCCCGATGCCATCAGAGAGGTTTGGTCAGGCACAGCGCgttgctttccttttctagcTAACTcctctgctgtccctgcccagcccacagctgggaCTCAGCGCAGAGCAATCAGCTAAATGCTTTATCCCTCTGCAGGCAGTCttggcaggggaaaaaaaaaaaataaaagcctgatGGGATCCTTTTGCTGGCCTGTCACCTTAAAGCCTCTCACCTCTCTCTGTCTTTCATCAGAGTTATAAACTCCTTAGGGTGTCATCACGTGCTccataaataacaaatatatATAAGGAGGGGCTGTGGAGGCTGCAGCAGACAGAGGAGGGGAGGCAAAAGCCCAGGtcctcctctcctgccagctgcGAGACAGCACCACCGGAGCCAGGTGGGCAGAGGAGCGGCGTGGGGTCCCCATCCGGTAAGCACCCACATTTCTGTTGCATCCCGGTGGTACTTACAGCTGGTGTCCCAAGACTGCTGTGACTTGCTGACCCCAGTATCCTAGGATGGGGGGAATTGCCCCGGAAGGGTGGGAAGTTGGTGCATGGAGCTTAGCTTGCCTGAAAAGTGACTGGTGGAGGTAAGAGTGTGACTCTCCTTGCAGCCCACATCCCATCCCTACACTTCCAACCCATGCTACCAAACGCTGGGTGTAGGGACCCTGCTCATTAAAACCCTCCATGCTTGGGGTGTGGGAGGAACTTGAGCTCTTTTGCAAAGAATATTTGGTTTCAAAATTGGGTGAATAACTCCTTATTACCAACTCATTTAAGAATTCAAGCTCCAAATCCAGGCAGACATTTATAACATAATTAAAAGATGCTGTCAGGGACATACTGCAGACTTGCCTGTTTGTTTACACGTAAGCACCTCTCTGGACCATGCAGATGCTTTGATCTCTAGTGCACAAACACAAATGGGGGGGAGGGCGGGAAACGTATGTGCAGGGCAAGCTTCTACACTGCTTACATATAGGTACATATAAGCTACATATGCTTACACATACTGCTATGTACTTATAAATGTATTGGGCTCATCTCGGGCAGGTCTGGTAAGGGATTAGAGCACAAAAATTACCTGGAGGTCTAAGTGACTTGAACAGTATAGaggaggctgtgctggagcactGGAAGACAGATGTCTCAAGTCAGGGAGAGAggattttcctcctcctcaccctgaTTCTTACTTACTCTGTGAGCTGGGGTGAGTTTCCTTCACGTCTGCAGTTCAGATGCTTCCCCAGTGTATCAGCAGTGCTGGTACCCCCATGGCCGTGCAGGGCCTGGGGTCAGCTCTGGGGAATGGGCTGGGAAGGACAGCTGGTCCCTCTGCACTCTGCAGGTCCTGTACATCCCCCTACTCATTAAGACCTTTGCATCTGTGGGGAGCtgagaagcaaagcaagaagctcatttccaggaaaaaaaaacccacaaatatatCATCCCTCCAGCTGTGTAACCTGGGTTGCCAGGAATAAAGtgccagaggggaaaaaaagcaaggacaACAAGGAACAGCCTTTCCCCATCATTGGCTTCTGCTCTGTGCTCTTGCTGGCTGGGGTCTCAAGAAATTTCTAAAACTAGCTGAAGGGATCTGATTCTCCTTTCCTGGTTATCTCTAACAGGAATGGAGCAGCCACTTGCACAAAAGGCCTTCCACCCTCCAGCTCTGTAGATGTCTCTGGAGACTTCCCACCATTCAGTTCTTTCCAGCATTCATATGATCTGGGATAAAGACTTGCTCTGGGACAGTGAGCTGTTTAACGGTGGCTATTGGTGAGCAACatccctgagcaacctggtctagttgaTGTCCCTTctcattgcagggggggtgGGCTAGATGGCCTTTAATGGTCCCttcaacccaaactattctatgattccatgatccTGCTCTGTAATTCCCATGGCTGCTGAAAGGCCAGCCCTGCCCAAGGCCATATACTCAGCTGGCCACGCTGCCCTGTCATCCCTGCACAGCCATCCCCTGGTCTAATTCAGCAGCATCCCCAGAACCAGCCCCACATGCTCAGCACCACCCAGGATCAAACCACCACTGCATTTTCTAGGTGACCTGAGCCTACTCCCTTACCTGCTCTGGCATTTATCCAGGTGAATGAGCCCCTAATCCAATTAGCAGCATGAGGAGTTCCAGATGATTTGATAATAAGCTCTACAAACACCACaaccccccagcaccccactcCCCTACACAGTTTCTGGCAGCATGAACCACCCATTCCCAGCACCATTTCAGTTAGACCTTGGTGACTAGAATAGGCACTGGTGATGCTAAATAATTCCCCCACGAAAGAAAACCCTTCTTCCTGACGGACCTGATCCCTTAGATACATACCCACTGCAAAACCAGCAATTCATTGAAAACAAATCACACCACCCCATCTCACCTCAGACTGGATAAAACAGGCATTTCAAGCACCCAGCCTTTGGCATTTCAGGATGGAAAATTCCCAGCTTGCGCCGGTTCTGCCCTGTGCAATGTTTGTGCTggtaatgcttttgtttctataAATCCTATTAGCTGGAGGCAAGCCTATAATTAGCAGGGAAAGCTGGCACCTCTCAAGCAATAATCGAAAATGACCTGGCTTTGCATTGGCTTTGCTGCAAATTGCTTGAATATTGGGCTGagcagggatggatggatggatggctCTGGGAGCAATTCCCACTATTTCTGCCTGGGGGATGTTTGTGTTTAGTAAAGTTATTAGCTCAGTTTTGTGGTTATCCCTGGATTTATTAACCTGGTTCACTCACACATGAAACCAGGGGCAGATTGAAGCTATAGGCTCTGATCCAGGTTGAGGGATTTGGCTGGACAGTGCAGGACGGGCGCTGTTGGATGAGCTCGGGGAGCTTGGGTGCTGGTGACCCTCCTGGGGGAACCGAGGATTCTGGGGTCCCGTGTCGCTGGCAGCACATCCTGGGAGGGGCTGTGCCCAGTGGGATCACGCTGCCCAGAgttcctggggcagggggcaaaGCCTGGGGGCACCTCACCCAGGGAGGACACCTGAGGCTTGCAGCCATAGGCACCCCAATCATTCTGCCATGGACCCGTCTCAGCTCAGTTTGTGAGCATGGACGTGACCTAAGAGCCAACAGGGTTTAAGCTGTGTCGCTTACCCAATGAGTGAGCCGGAAAAGGGGGTAAATCCTGGCAGCTCAAGCTGGCTCTGGGAGGTGGCTCCAGCTGCCTAATGTGTCCTGACGTCCACCTCAGTGCACGCATGGTGGCCTGGCACCAACCTCTTGCTCGcgcacagctgtgctgcaccagAAACGCAAAAGCATCTCAGGAAGCTTTCACCCAGAGATGCTCATTTTGCAGCCTCTTGGTTTCCTGCAGCCACATCCcatcctgcctgtccccaggacTGGGACTTGCCCCAGGACTCTCCTGCCTGTCCCACTTTGCTGGGAAGTGCTGGGTAAGATGCTTGGCCTCACGcctgctccccctgctccaTCTCTAACAGCCTTGTCCCTGCTCTGTCCCACCACCCAGACCCCCAACTGGTCACCATGCTTTTGCCCCTCTGGTCCCTGGGGCCATGGGGTTGGTGCAGCCCATGGCTGATGCCAGCTCCCCCGTCCCCAAGCACCGGCCCTGGCTCACAGCAACAGTAGGCTGGCAATGAGGTCACTGTGAGCAGGTATTTGCTGTACctatctatatatatacacacacatatgtatagGGAAAGGGTGGCAACCAGCCTAATCCTGAGTGTGATCAACAGGTATTTTTAGCAGCTAAGAGCACTGGAGAAGATTGGCTGAAATAAAGGGTGCTGTGCTGCCGCTGGGACCAGGACCCGGCAGAAGCTGCCCTGAACAGACGGAGCTGTGGGAAGCtgagcaggagaaggaggaggacgACGATGCTGGCACTCAGCGCATTGCCTTTCCTGAAGCCCATTCACCTGAGGTCCCCCCGAAGCTCGGCGGGGGGCCAGCGCCGCCACACACTGCCCGCCAGCGAGTTTCGCTGCCTCAGCCCCGAGGATGCTGTCAGCGTGTTTGAGATCGAGCGGGAAGGTAAggggctgcccagcagaggTCCTGCCTGGTGACATTGGCCAGAGATGACACATCCCCTTCCCTCTCTAGTCCATCATGCTCCTTGAGGCCACACCATGATGGCAAACCCCTGACGTGTGCCCTAATGGGTGACATGGGAGGGAACCAGTAGCTGCGACTTGTGGCCAGGCCACCTTGGGCTGCCTAATGAGGTGGGGGAGGCTGTGATTAACGAGCTAGAGAACCATGACCCCCAGCTCACCCAGGGTGGGGATGGTGGGAGGTGATGCCCTGGGCTCAGCAGCCTGGGGTGATCCTGGAGCAGGACCAGGTGAGCAAGGGGCAGCTCCCCCAAAACAGCCCTGCCAGAGCCAGTGGGCAGGAtaggagagagagaaacatgAGGAAGGACAGCACGCTTTGCCTCCTGTTGCACAGGGGCACTTTGAAATGCACCCTTGGCAACCTTCCTCCCTCACCTCACCCAGATTCCCCCCAGCCcacttctccttcctctccaaaGGGCAAGGGCAGCTGGGAGATGCCAGGAGGGATGATTCAACTTGGCCCCCACTGCTGTAGCCCTGGAATCAGCAACAAGCCCCTGGGCCCTGGGGGGTCTGCCtctggaggagcagagctgctccctggaGCCATCCATGTCCCTTAGAGCTTCTTTAGACCAAGTAGGCAGCAGGACAAATGCCACCGCTCCTGATCACACCCCACTTCCCCCGCTCCATTGGTGCTGGGGAGTTTTCTGGGTCTGGGTGTCCTTAAGCCCCCTTCCTGCACTCACTGCCACCCCCCTCCAGCCTTTATATCTGTTTCTGGGGACTGTCCCCTCCACCTGGATGAGATCCGCCACTTTCTGAACCTGTGCCCGGAGCTCTCCCTTGGCTGGTTTGAGGAAGGGCGGCTTGTGGCGTTCATCATCGGCTCCCTCTGGGACCAGGAGAGGCTCAGCCAGGTAAGAGCCAGACCCTGTTCTTACCAGCTTGTGCACTGGGAGAGGCACTGCCAGagcctggggatggggagaagcTCCTGGGGCCCCAAGGCTGCTCACTAAGTCTTCTCCCAAGACTGACTgctacagggctgctctggTGGAAATGAACTTTtgcattaattaattttactgatgctgttaaaaatatgcCAAGTAATTCCCCTCAACATTCATTCTAAAATTAAAAGGCCTCCGAGGATGATGGTGGGAGGTAAAGGGGGATGGCACTGGGACCCTTCTTCCTTTGGGGGAGGATGCAGACCCTGGTTCTTTGGGGTGGGGAATGAAGGACTAGCAGGATGGGACCCCCCTGGTCACACTAACCCCCGCTCCCCACTTTGCAGGCGGCGCTGACCCTGCACAAGCCGCTAGGCACGGCAGTGCACATTCACGTGCTGGCTGTGCACCGCACCTTCCggcagcagggcaagggctCCATCCTCATGTGGCGGTACCTGCAGTACCTGCGGTGCCTGCCCTTTGCCCGGCGTGCCCTGCTCATGTGCGAAGATTTCCTTGTACCCTTCTACCAGAAGTGCGGTTTTGAGGTGCTGGGGCCCTGTGAGGTGACGGTGGGGGAGCTGGCCTTCATCGAGATGCAGCATCCTGTGAGGGGACATGCCTTCATGCGCAGGAAC
This genomic interval from Falco peregrinus isolate bFalPer1 chromosome 2, bFalPer1.pri, whole genome shotgun sequence contains the following:
- the AANAT gene encoding serotonin N-acetyltransferase — its product is MLALSALPFLKPIHLRSPRSSAGGQRRHTLPASEFRCLSPEDAVSVFEIEREAFISVSGDCPLHLDEIRHFLNLCPELSLGWFEEGRLVAFIIGSLWDQERLSQAALTLHKPLGTAVHIHVLAVHRTFRQQGKGSILMWRYLQYLRCLPFARRALLMCEDFLVPFYQKCGFEVLGPCEVTVGELAFIEMQHPVRGHAFMRRNSGC